In the genome of Micromonospora sp. Llam0, the window AAGCCCTGGCCGGCGAAGCTCATCGTGAACGCCTCCCCGGTGCGCCGGCCCAGCAGCGTACCGATGCCCAGCTGCTCGGCCCGGTGGTAGCCGGTCTGTAGGCTGGCCGACCAGCAGACGGCGGCCTGCGGGTCGACGTAGGTCGGCTGGTCGACGGAGAGCACGACCGGGGTGCCCTTGGTGGTGATGGCGAGCCGGCCCTGCCCGGTGAAGACACAGTTGAACAGTCCAGCGGAGGAGGCGAAGCCCATCCCCTGGACCATCCGGATGTCGTACTGCAGCGTGGAGTCGAAGGCCAGCACGCTGGAGCCGTTGATGGACAGCGCGTCGCCCGGCTCCAGGTCGATCAGGTGCACGTCGGCGGCCTCGTTGGCGAGAAACACGTCACCCTGGCCGGTCAGCTTCATCAGCGGTACGCCTTCGCCGGTGAGCTTCTGCTTGATGAAGTTGCCGAGACCGCCCGAGCCGAGCGCCTGGAACTGCACGTGGCCCTGGTAGGCGACCATCGAACCGGTCCGGGCCATCGCCTCGCCGTTGAGCTCGATCTTCAGCAGTTTGGAGTTCTGCAGCCGCAGCCCGGGCTGGGCGGACTCCTTCTCCAGATGATCGGCGGAGAACAGGGCACTGCGCATGGGTTCCTCCTGGTCAGGTTGATCGACCGAAGGGTAGGTAACCCGCGCAACCGCACGTCATCGCCCGGCCGGACCATCCTTGGTCAACCCCAGCCCAGGTCGTGTAGCCGTTCGTCGTCGATGCCGAAATGATGGGCGATCTCGTGCACCACGGTGATCGCGATCTCATCGACCACGTCGGCCTCGGTCGCGCAGATCCGCAGGATCGGGTGCCGGAAGATGAGAATCCGGTCCGGCAGTACGCCGGCGTAGTCCCAGCCCCGACTGGTGAGCGCGTGTCCCTCGTACAGACCGAGCAGCTCCGGCTCGCCCGGCGGGGTGTCGTCCTCGACCAGGATCACCACGTTGCTCATCAGTCGCAGCAGCTCCGCCGGGACCTCGTCCAGCGCCTCCCCGACCAACTCCTCGAAGCGCTCGCGGCTCATCTCGACCGGCATCGGTCCATTCTGCCGTACCACCGGCTCCCCGAGGCGTTCCCGGGCCTGCCCCGATACCGGACCCCGGGCTTGTCCAGGTATCGATCCCGGGCTTGTCCAGGTATCGGCGAACGTGAAACCGGTCGACGGTGCCGGACAAGCCCAAGATCGTCAGGATGGCGTCGTGGGCGGGCGGTCAGACGGAGAGGCTGGCGTTCAGGGTGATCTCGGCACCCGGCGACAGCAGGCGGGAGATCGGGCAGTTCGCCTTCGCCGCCTCGGCCAGCTTCTGGAAGGTCTCCGGGTCGACGCCGGGCACCTCGCCCACCGTCTCCAGGTCGATCCGGGTGACGGTCATCCCGGCGTCCGTCTTGTCCAGGTGCACACTTGCGGTGGTCTGCACCGACGTCGGGGTGAACCCGGCGTCCGCCAGACCCTTCGAGAACGCCATCGAGAAGCAGCCGGCGTGGGCGGCGCCGATCAGCTCCTCCGGGTTGGTGCCCTCGCCCTCCTCGAAGCGGGACCGGAACGAGTAGTTCCCCTCGTACCCGCCCTTCCCGGTGCGGATAGTGCCAGAACCCTCGGTCAGATTGCCCTGCCAGCGGGCAGATGCGGTACGGATAGGCATGGGCATGACGCTAGCTCACCTCGATGCCCGACGCGACGATGCCCGTGCAAGGTCACCGAGGAGGCTCGGACCCGATGCCCGACGACGACAGCCGCCGCAGCGCGGAATCCGCCCTGCCCCGCCCGCCGGCCGACCAGCCGGCGGTGATCGAGCTCGGCGGCGACGCCGTCCCGCCGGCCGACGGCCCGGGTCCTGGCTCTGGGTCCGGGCCCAGCGTTGGCCCCGGGACCGGCCGGTGGACCGCCGTCGCTGAGCGGCTGTCCGGCGCGACCGCCGCGACCGTCGACCGGGCCCGTGCCGCTGCCGGGACCCGGTTCGGCTCGACCGGCCGCGGCAACCTGCCCAGCCTGGTGCTCGCCGCCGTCGGGGTGCTCGCGGCTGCCGGTTCGCTCGGCGGCGAGTGGCTGACCTTCGAGATCCCCGGGGTCGACCTCGGAACCGGCAGTCCCTATACCGCCGCCGTGCGGCTCGCCGACCTCGGAGCTTTCGGCACCGGGTACCTGCTCGGTCTGCTGGCGTTGCTGGTCTGTGCGGCCCTGACGCTGTTCGGCTCCCACCGCAACCGCCCCGACACGCGGATCGCCGGCCTGACCATCGGTGCCGGGCTGGTCGCCCTGCTGGTCACGGTGATGCTGAACAGCGACGACCTGATCCGGTCGTCGCTGCAGGTTCCCACCGAGATGGAGGTGCTGGTCAGCGGTGGTACGGCGGTGACCGCCGGCCTGGTCGGGGTCGGCGCACTGCTGCTGGCGCTGTACCTGGCCGGGCGGACCGCAGCCGGCCGTGGTGGCATGACTGGAGGTGGTGGCGGCATCGCTGGAGGTGGTGCGGACCTCGACGGCGGCGCCGAAACCGGTCGCGGGCCGGACGGGAACGGGCGAACCGCGACCGGCGACCCGGCGGGTCCGGCACCCGCCCCGACCGACCTTCCG includes:
- a CDS encoding AIM24 family protein, translating into MRSALFSADHLEKESAQPGLRLQNSKLLKIELNGEAMARTGSMVAYQGHVQFQALGSGGLGNFIKQKLTGEGVPLMKLTGQGDVFLANEAADVHLIDLEPGDALSINGSSVLAFDSTLQYDIRMVQGMGFASSAGLFNCVFTGQGRLAITTKGTPVVLSVDQPTYVDPQAAVCWSASLQTGYHRAEQLGIGTLLGRRTGEAFTMSFAGQGFVIVQPSEEPPVRGAGQMPQ
- a CDS encoding OsmC family protein — encoded protein: MPIRTASARWQGNLTEGSGTIRTGKGGYEGNYSFRSRFEEGEGTNPEELIGAAHAGCFSMAFSKGLADAGFTPTSVQTTASVHLDKTDAGMTVTRIDLETVGEVPGVDPETFQKLAEAAKANCPISRLLSPGAEITLNASLSV
- a CDS encoding metallopeptidase family protein; the encoded protein is MPVEMSRERFEELVGEALDEVPAELLRLMSNVVILVEDDTPPGEPELLGLYEGHALTSRGWDYAGVLPDRILIFRHPILRICATEADVVDEIAITVVHEIAHHFGIDDERLHDLGWG